A window of the Microbulbifer aggregans genome harbors these coding sequences:
- the gshB gene encoding glutathione synthase translates to MSHTLGVVMDPIANISFKKDTTLALLQAAQRAGFTLFYFEQSDLYLDGGRAMGIGRPLQVFDDPECWFALGDSNPMPLGELDTMLMRVDPPFDNEYVYSTYILEAAELEGTLVVNKPQSLRDCNEKIFATRFPQCCPPLIVSKDMARLRAFHASHKDVIFKPLDGMGGSGVFHCKPDGSNLGAILEMLTANGHKQIMGQRYIPEIKDGDKRILVVDGEAVPYCLARIPEAGETRGNLAAGGRGEARPLSDKDRWIVEQVAPTLKEKGLLFVGLDVIGDYLTEINVTSPTCVREIDAAYGTDIGGLLMSAITDRLKQKG, encoded by the coding sequence ATGAGCCATACCCTCGGCGTGGTGATGGACCCCATCGCCAATATCAGCTTCAAAAAAGACACAACGCTTGCCCTGCTGCAGGCGGCCCAGCGCGCCGGCTTCACCCTCTTTTATTTCGAGCAGTCGGACTTGTACCTCGACGGCGGCCGGGCGATGGGCATCGGCCGCCCGCTGCAGGTATTTGACGACCCGGAGTGCTGGTTCGCGCTCGGCGACTCCAACCCCATGCCGCTGGGGGAGCTGGACACCATGCTCATGCGCGTGGATCCCCCTTTCGACAACGAATACGTCTACTCCACCTATATCCTTGAAGCCGCAGAGCTCGAGGGAACGCTGGTGGTCAACAAACCCCAGTCCCTGCGGGACTGCAACGAGAAAATTTTTGCCACGCGCTTTCCGCAATGCTGCCCGCCACTGATTGTCAGCAAGGACATGGCGAGACTGCGCGCCTTCCACGCCAGCCACAAAGACGTGATCTTCAAGCCCCTGGATGGCATGGGCGGTAGCGGGGTCTTCCACTGCAAACCCGACGGCTCCAACCTGGGAGCAATCCTGGAGATGCTGACAGCCAATGGCCACAAGCAGATCATGGGCCAGCGGTATATTCCGGAGATCAAAGACGGCGACAAGCGCATCCTGGTCGTGGATGGCGAGGCCGTGCCCTACTGCCTGGCCCGGATTCCCGAAGCCGGGGAAACCCGGGGCAACCTGGCAGCGGGCGGTCGGGGCGAGGCACGCCCACTGAGCGACAAGGATCGCTGGATTGTCGAACAGGTAGCGCCCACCCTGAAAGAAAAGGGCCTGTTGTTCGTCGGCCTGGACGTCATCGGCGACTATCTGACGGAAATCAACGTCACCAGCCCCACCTGTGTGCGCGAAATCGATGCAGCTTACGGCACGGATATCGGAGGCCTGCTCATGAGCGCAATCACAGACCGGCTGAAGCAAAAAGGGTAA
- the pilH gene encoding twitching motility response regulator PilH: MARVLIVDDSPTETHKLTTILEKNGHAVIAATNGENGVDVARQQRPDVILMDIVMPGLNGFQATRQLSKDGNTNGIPIIIVTTKDQDTDRVWGMRQGARAYLTKPVDEGKLLGTIEEVLA, encoded by the coding sequence ATGGCACGAGTACTCATTGTCGACGACTCTCCTACCGAAACTCACAAGCTCACCACCATCCTGGAAAAAAACGGCCATGCAGTGATCGCCGCGACCAACGGGGAGAATGGTGTAGATGTGGCGCGCCAGCAGCGGCCGGACGTCATCCTGATGGATATCGTCATGCCGGGGCTGAATGGCTTTCAGGCCACCCGCCAGTTGAGCAAGGATGGGAATACCAACGGTATACCGATCATCATCGTGACCACCAAGGACCAGGATACCGACCGCGTCTGGGGTATGCGTCAGGGGGCGCGGGCCTACCTGACCAAGCCGGTGGACGAAGGAAAGCTGCTCGGAACCATCGAGGAGGTGTTGGCCTAG
- the pilG gene encoding twitching motility response regulator PilG — MELNWESLTVMVIDDSKTIRRTAETLLQKAGCTVVTATDGFDALAKIADSRPDIIFVDIMMPRLDGYQTCALIKNNSEFRSTPVVMLSSKDGLFDKAKGRVVGCDQYLTKPFSKSELLGAISAHAKPHHAA; from the coding sequence ATGGAGCTCAACTGGGAAAGCCTGACGGTAATGGTGATCGACGATAGCAAGACGATTCGCCGCACCGCTGAAACCCTGCTGCAAAAAGCCGGATGTACCGTTGTCACTGCTACGGACGGTTTTGATGCTCTGGCAAAAATCGCAGACTCGCGCCCCGATATCATCTTTGTGGATATCATGATGCCGCGACTCGATGGCTATCAGACCTGTGCCCTGATCAAGAACAACAGCGAGTTCCGTTCCACGCCTGTCGTGATGTTGTCGAGCAAGGACGGTCTTTTTGATAAGGCGAAGGGGCGAGTTGTTGGGTGTGATCAGTATCTGACCAAACCTTTCAGTAAAAGCGAGTTGCTTGGGGCCATTTCGGCTCACGCCAAGCCGCATCACGCAGCCTGA
- a CDS encoding YqgE/AlgH family protein, translated as MHSQNIDSDLTHNSLRGQFLLAMPGMEDSRFKHTIAFVCEHNPEGAMAIVVNVPSKVQWHEVFRQLSLDDRSQRGEEPVLLGGPLSPEQGFVLHGTGMKFDSTVEVSEDISLTASKDILESLAGGRGPDDVLVALGYAGWEGGQLEQELLENAWLTLPAEPEILFATPTEKRWQAAAARHGIDLGGIGSQAGHA; from the coding sequence ATGCACAGCCAAAATATCGACAGCGACCTCACCCACAACAGCCTGCGCGGCCAGTTTCTGCTGGCCATGCCCGGCATGGAGGATTCGCGCTTCAAGCACACCATCGCCTTTGTGTGTGAACACAACCCGGAAGGCGCCATGGCAATCGTGGTCAATGTGCCCAGCAAGGTGCAGTGGCACGAGGTCTTCCGCCAGCTCTCTCTCGACGACCGCAGCCAGCGGGGCGAGGAGCCGGTGCTGCTGGGCGGTCCGCTATCCCCGGAGCAGGGCTTTGTGCTGCACGGCACCGGGATGAAGTTCGACTCCACCGTCGAGGTCAGTGAAGACATCAGCCTCACCGCCTCCAAGGATATTCTCGAATCACTCGCCGGCGGCCGCGGGCCGGATGATGTGCTGGTAGCACTCGGCTACGCTGGCTGGGAGGGCGGCCAGCTGGAGCAGGAACTGCTGGAGAACGCCTGGCTGACGCTGCCGGCGGAGCCCGAAATCCTGTTTGCCACCCCCACCGAGAAGCGCTGGCAAGCGGCTGCCGCTCGCCATGGCATCGACTTGGGCGGTATCGGCTCCCAGGCCGGGCACGCCTGA
- a CDS encoding energy transducer TonB, with protein MNSTATPNQLHAAQHDRFVFALFLAGAFHALLIFGVAFTAPEGRQAPPTLEVTLAQHHTSAAPEDADYLAQHNQEASGTAEDPRELSSNRRAEIADTAIREVNPLPQQQAARPAEQRRQLVTTIGDSPQQAPELPAEDKPSEEQEGNAPNDLPLSNPEIASLQARLDKIRQTIAQRPRVRRLTSVATRASADAEYLHAWRQKVEAVGNDNFPQEALQRQITGSLRMMVRLLPTGAVEEVRILESSGEKVLDDAAQQIVRLSAPFAPFPAEIRKEADRLEIIRTWRFEMTGFSTAAGSGTPRG; from the coding sequence ATGAATTCCACCGCCACCCCGAACCAGCTTCATGCTGCCCAGCACGATCGTTTCGTGTTTGCACTCTTTCTTGCTGGCGCTTTCCACGCACTGCTGATCTTCGGTGTGGCTTTTACTGCGCCCGAGGGACGCCAGGCACCGCCCACCCTGGAGGTCACCCTGGCGCAACACCATACCTCCGCAGCGCCGGAGGACGCCGACTACCTCGCCCAGCACAACCAGGAAGCCAGCGGCACGGCGGAAGATCCGCGCGAGCTCTCCAGCAACCGGCGCGCTGAAATCGCCGACACTGCGATCCGCGAGGTCAACCCCCTGCCGCAGCAGCAGGCCGCGCGCCCCGCGGAGCAGCGTCGCCAGCTGGTCACCACCATTGGTGACAGTCCCCAGCAGGCACCGGAACTGCCTGCAGAAGACAAACCCTCCGAAGAACAGGAAGGCAACGCGCCCAACGACCTGCCTCTCTCCAATCCGGAGATCGCCAGCCTGCAGGCGCGGCTGGACAAGATTCGCCAGACAATTGCCCAGCGCCCCCGCGTCCGGCGCCTCACCTCGGTCGCCACCCGGGCCTCAGCCGATGCCGAATACCTGCACGCGTGGCGCCAGAAAGTGGAAGCCGTCGGCAATGACAACTTCCCGCAAGAGGCCCTGCAACGCCAGATCACCGGCAGCCTGCGGATGATGGTTCGCCTGCTTCCCACCGGCGCCGTGGAAGAGGTGCGCATTCTGGAGTCCTCCGGCGAGAAGGTGCTGGACGATGCCGCCCAGCAGATCGTGCGCCTGTCGGCGCCGTTCGCACCGTTTCCGGCTGAGATCCGCAAGGAGGCCGACCGCCTCGAGATCATTCGTACCTGGCGCTTTGAAATGACCGGCTTTTCCACTGCCGCAGGCAGCGGTACGCCGCGCGGTTGA
- the ruvX gene encoding Holliday junction resolvase RuvX: MKPLTVLAFDYGTRSIGTAYGQTLTASARELPPLPAKDGQPDWAQVQRLIDEWQPKLLLVGLPLNMDGTESELSQRARKFGNRLHGRTGLPVEFADERLSTRAAKEEAFERGHRGNYAQDPVDSIAARIILEDWLRARTG, encoded by the coding sequence ATGAAACCGCTCACCGTCCTCGCCTTTGATTACGGTACCCGCTCTATCGGCACCGCCTACGGCCAGACCCTGACTGCCAGTGCCAGGGAACTGCCCCCGCTGCCAGCCAAGGACGGGCAGCCCGACTGGGCGCAGGTGCAGCGCCTCATCGACGAGTGGCAACCCAAGTTGCTGCTGGTCGGCTTGCCGCTGAACATGGACGGCACTGAGAGCGAACTCAGCCAGCGGGCGCGAAAGTTCGGTAACCGCCTTCATGGACGCACCGGGCTGCCGGTGGAATTCGCGGACGAGCGCCTCAGCACCCGCGCCGCCAAGGAGGAAGCTTTCGAGCGCGGGCACCGGGGTAACTACGCCCAGGATCCGGTGGACTCCATTGCGGCGCGCATCATCCTCGAGGACTGGTTGCGGGCCCGCACGGGCTGA
- a CDS encoding chemotaxis protein CheW, whose protein sequence is MQSKKTPYLALVEMASRAKAQAAGLPGRQEVKPYWSGIGFSLLGHKFVAPMDDVAELLEVPQHTFIPGVEPWVRGVANVRGRLLPLFDLAAFFGGHLRGTRQQRRVLVIERGKVYAGLIVDELHGMQHLALEYADHAPGDLMEPFAPMVNGQFKLQQDRWLVFDIPALLNDFQFMDVAVH, encoded by the coding sequence GTGCAGTCAAAGAAGACTCCCTATCTAGCGCTGGTCGAAATGGCCAGCCGTGCCAAGGCGCAGGCTGCGGGCCTGCCCGGTCGCCAGGAGGTTAAGCCCTACTGGAGTGGTATTGGCTTTTCTCTTCTCGGGCACAAGTTCGTTGCGCCAATGGACGATGTTGCGGAATTGCTCGAAGTGCCCCAGCACACGTTTATTCCGGGTGTGGAACCCTGGGTGCGTGGCGTCGCCAATGTGCGGGGTCGCCTGCTGCCGCTATTCGACCTGGCGGCCTTCTTCGGTGGTCATCTGCGGGGGACGCGCCAGCAACGCCGTGTGCTCGTGATCGAGCGCGGCAAGGTCTACGCCGGCCTGATCGTCGATGAGTTGCACGGCATGCAGCACCTCGCGCTCGAGTATGCTGATCACGCGCCGGGCGATCTGATGGAGCCCTTCGCACCGATGGTCAACGGACAGTTCAAATTGCAGCAGGACCGCTGGCTGGTTTTTGATATTCCCGCGCTGCTCAATGATTTTCAGTTTATGGACGTCGCAGTTCACTGA
- a CDS encoding methyl-accepting chemotaxis protein, which translates to MKTGSQSSFSALRSNPAALFMGLLVLATLAGLIVSIYLVQTRGDRDKDYLQQVAELRALSYQVVSYAPAATAGDEQAFAELEQVVRQMNTTWNELQQADESTREALQAELANYNQIWRQVREQADTIIGNKDSIIFLNDVASTLNDSLPELQAEHNNIVEILLANNAPANQVEQAQLQVWRAERIGRNIDKMLQGGDDAEDAADQFNTDASLFGKVVEGMKSGDVVMGISRVTDGEARQSLEEITELFEFVSSSVREIFEATPALFATRQAADGIIAASPELLEALSTLNDRIVSLSSERQPNNQTIAIIAAVFVLLIFGMMIAAFSGTRRSLREESETNERNQQAIMQLLDELADLADGDLTTSATVTEAFTGAIADSINYTIDQLRVLVSRINNAAQEVSTLSQETQQTALHLAEASEHQAQEIAGASAAVNEMAVTIDQVSANAAESAQVAERSVQIASNGAKVVQNTIKGMDTIREQIQDTSKRIKRLGESSQEIGDIVSLINDIADQTNILALNAAIQASMAGDAGRGFAVVADEVQRLAERSAAATKQIEGLVKAIQSDTNEAVVSMEQTTTEVVRGARLAQDAGVALEEIEGVSTNLAALIQNISNAARQQASSAGHISNTMNVIQEITSQTSAGTQATAQSIGNLAETANALRESVAGFKLPSEDTGAESSDLYDVELPDMGEDEFPMLEGDSAEAEHGREERALA; encoded by the coding sequence ATGAAAACAGGCTCCCAGAGTTCCTTCTCCGCGCTGCGCAGTAACCCTGCCGCGTTGTTTATGGGTCTGCTGGTACTCGCCACGCTGGCGGGACTGATCGTCAGTATCTACCTGGTGCAGACCCGGGGTGACCGAGATAAAGATTACCTGCAGCAAGTGGCGGAACTCCGCGCACTTTCCTACCAGGTCGTGTCCTACGCACCGGCGGCTACCGCGGGTGACGAACAGGCCTTTGCTGAGCTGGAGCAGGTAGTGCGGCAGATGAACACCACCTGGAACGAACTGCAGCAGGCCGATGAGAGCACGCGTGAGGCGCTACAGGCGGAACTGGCAAACTACAACCAGATCTGGCGTCAGGTGCGTGAGCAGGCCGACACCATTATCGGCAACAAAGACTCGATCATCTTCCTGAACGACGTGGCGAGTACGCTGAATGACTCGCTGCCGGAGCTTCAGGCCGAGCACAACAACATCGTGGAGATCCTGCTGGCCAACAACGCTCCGGCCAACCAGGTTGAGCAGGCACAGCTGCAGGTGTGGCGCGCCGAGCGAATCGGCCGGAACATCGACAAGATGCTTCAGGGTGGCGACGACGCCGAAGATGCTGCCGACCAGTTCAATACCGATGCCAGCCTCTTCGGTAAAGTGGTTGAAGGCATGAAGAGCGGTGATGTGGTGATGGGGATCTCCCGCGTGACCGACGGAGAGGCCCGTCAGTCGCTGGAAGAGATTACCGAGCTGTTCGAATTCGTAAGCTCCTCGGTGCGTGAAATCTTCGAAGCTACCCCGGCCCTGTTCGCTACCCGCCAGGCCGCGGACGGTATCATTGCCGCGTCCCCCGAATTGCTGGAAGCACTCAGCACACTGAACGACCGCATCGTGAGCCTGTCCAGTGAGCGCCAGCCAAATAACCAGACCATCGCAATCATTGCGGCGGTGTTCGTCCTGCTGATCTTCGGCATGATGATTGCGGCCTTCTCCGGTACCCGCCGCAGTCTGCGCGAAGAGTCCGAGACCAACGAGCGCAACCAGCAGGCCATTATGCAGCTGCTGGATGAGCTGGCGGACCTCGCGGATGGTGACTTGACCACCTCCGCCACGGTGACCGAGGCCTTTACCGGCGCGATCGCGGACTCCATCAACTACACCATTGACCAGCTGCGCGTGCTGGTATCGCGAATCAACAACGCGGCTCAGGAAGTATCCACCCTGTCCCAGGAAACCCAGCAGACCGCTCTGCACCTGGCTGAGGCCTCCGAGCACCAGGCGCAGGAGATTGCCGGCGCTTCCGCAGCCGTTAACGAGATGGCCGTGACCATTGACCAGGTATCGGCGAACGCCGCTGAATCTGCCCAGGTTGCGGAGCGCTCGGTACAGATCGCGAGCAACGGCGCCAAGGTAGTACAGAACACCATCAAGGGCATGGATACTATCCGTGAGCAGATCCAGGACACCTCCAAGCGGATCAAGCGCCTGGGTGAGTCGTCCCAGGAGATTGGCGATATCGTAAGCCTGATTAACGACATTGCCGACCAGACCAACATTCTGGCCTTGAACGCCGCCATCCAGGCCAGCATGGCCGGTGACGCCGGCCGCGGCTTCGCGGTGGTTGCGGACGAAGTACAGCGCCTTGCGGAACGCTCTGCGGCTGCTACCAAGCAGATCGAGGGCCTGGTAAAAGCGATTCAGTCGGATACGAACGAAGCCGTGGTCTCAATGGAGCAGACCACCACCGAAGTGGTCCGCGGTGCGCGCCTGGCGCAGGATGCGGGTGTTGCCCTGGAAGAGATTGAAGGCGTATCCACCAACCTGGCCGCCTTGATTCAGAACATCTCTAATGCGGCGCGCCAGCAGGCATCTTCTGCTGGTCACATTTCCAATACGATGAACGTGATTCAGGAAATTACCTCGCAGACTTCTGCCGGTACTCAGGCTACCGCACAGTCCATTGGTAATCTGGCGGAAACCGCTAACGCACTGCGTGAATCCGTCGCCGGCTTCAAACTGCCGAGTGAGGATACCGGCGCAGAGAGCAGTGATCTGTACGATGTCGAGCTGCCGGATATGGGTGAGGACGAGTTCCCGATGCTTGAGGGGGATTCCGCCGAAGCCGAGCATGGTCGCGAAGAGCGGGCGTTGGCCTGA